TTTGCCACGCCCGGCGTGAAAATCGGCCTTTTCTGTACCACACCGGCGGTTGCCGTTTCCCGGGCCATCGGGAGAAAGGCCGCCATGGAGATGCTTTTGACCGGCCGTTCTTTCCCGGCCGAAGAGGCCAAACAGCTCGGGCTGGTCAATCGGGTGGTGCCTTTAGACGAACTTGGTCAGGAAACGGAAAAGCTGGCGGCCCAAATTGCAGAAGCAAGCCGGTTTACTTTAAGCATCGGCAAACAGGGCTTCTATTCCCAGGTGGATCAGGAAGATGACAAGGCGCTTGATTTTGCCAAGCACACCATTGTCATGAACAATATGGCCGAGGATGCACAAAACGGCATTCGGGCATTTGTTGAAAAACAACCCCCGGTGGAATGGAAAAACCGCTGATCTGTACAGACCCATTATGTGATTGCCCGAACATCCGGATCAAGGGTTGCCACCTGAGGGCAGGGGCTGGACCCACTCGGTGACCAGGGAAATAAACAGCCCGAAATCTTCCAGATGCTTTCCGAATGTACCATATAATAATTCGGGGGCAGCATGGCAATTATTACAAGGCCAAAAGTCCACCGCGACCATCACCCCAATGCTGTTTGCTTAATTTTTTCCCCTAACTGCTATTTACTGAGTTCAGACTGCCAACGGCCGTGGCTGATAGGCGCGTTGCTCAAGGCTCAAACGCCACAACATCACGGCCAGATCCCGGGCCACTGCTACTATCGCTTTTTGCGGTACGTTTGTCTTAGACACCAGGCGGCGATACTTGGCTCCTGCTTGTTCATCCTTGCGACACCAACACCAGGCTGCCTCGACCAACAGACTGCGCAATCGTTTTTGCCCCACAGGCTTCAAGGCCGATCGACCTTTACTTTCGCCGCTTTGCCGTACCATGGGAGCCAGACCTACATAGCTGGCAACCTGGTTGCCATTCTTAAACCGACCCGGATCAAACAACTCCAATTGAAACGTGGCAGCGGTGATCGCTCCGACTCCGGGTGTTGTCTGCAGGCATTCAAAAATTCTACCATGATGGGACTGCCGGCAAACGTTTCTGATCTGTTCTTCGATACGCTTTTTTTCTTTTTTCAAAAATACCAATTCACGGATAAGGCTTTTAATCGTGCCCTTGGCCCTGGGCAGCAGTGGAAGCTTAAAAAGCGCCTTGATCGCCTTGTCGCTCCAGGAATCCAGACCGGCAGGTTCCTTGACCGAAAGGTAAAGCAAGTGGGAGCGAATCCGTTGTTTGACTGTTCGAATCGAATCCACCAAATCGCGACGACATCGTATCAGACTGCGTTGGGCCTCTTGGGCCTTGTTTGGAATGGCGACGCTTTTAAGCATACCATGAGCCGAATATTGGGCAAGGCGAATACAATCGAGTCGATCTGTTTTGGCTCCCGCTATTACCGGGCGGGGGACGCGGCGGGGCGCTACCACCAATACATTAAATCCGGTGTTGAATAAGTTCGATGTTGACTGTCTTATTCTAACATGGTTTGGGACCAACATGGTATTTACGGCACCATCAAGATTAATACTCTGTCCGGCATTCTGTCACCAATGAATTTGCATCCCACCCCCTTATAATGATAATATGCGCAAAAATTTGGGGCCATTCGTTTGGACCACCGCAAAACAAGGGCTGAGTTTTTGGCCTTTACCGCTTTTCCGTGACACCCAGGCCCACGCCCTGGCGGTGCGCGATCTGATCAACCAGTTCAAAGAGAGCCGTGACCCCTGCTACTGCGTGCGGATGACCGGCAAAGAGGGCGACCGGTTTCTTGCCATGTTCCGGGACAACGAAAAGACCATCCCCACCATTCTCACCACTTCCCAGAAGCTTTCCACAGGCGTGGATGCGCGCAATGTGCGAAATATTGTGCTCATGCGGCCGGTCAACTCCATGATTGAATTCAAGCAAAACATCGGCCGCGGCACCCGTCTGTTTGAAGGCAAGGACTATTTC
This sequence is a window from Desulfosalsimonas propionicica. Protein-coding genes within it:
- a CDS encoding enoyl-CoA hydratase-related protein; translation: FATPGVKIGLFCTTPAVAVSRAIGRKAAMEMLLTGRSFPAEEAKQLGLVNRVVPLDELGQETEKLAAQIAEASRFTLSIGKQGFYSQVDQEDDKALDFAKHTIVMNNMAEDAQNGIRAFVEKQPPVEWKNR
- a CDS encoding IS110 family transposase; this translates as MLVPNHVRIRQSTSNLFNTGFNVLVVAPRRVPRPVIAGAKTDRLDCIRLAQYSAHGMLKSVAIPNKAQEAQRSLIRCRRDLVDSIRTVKQRIRSHLLYLSVKEPAGLDSWSDKAIKALFKLPLLPRAKGTIKSLIRELVFLKKEKKRIEEQIRNVCRQSHHGRIFECLQTTPGVGAITAATFQLELFDPGRFKNGNQVASYVGLAPMVRQSGESKGRSALKPVGQKRLRSLLVEAAWCWCRKDEQAGAKYRRLVSKTNVPQKAIVAVARDLAVMLWRLSLEQRAYQPRPLAV
- a CDS encoding helicase-related protein, with translation MGPFVWTTAKQGLSFWPLPLFRDTQAHALAVRDLINQFKESRDPCYCVRMTGKEGDRFLAMFRDNEKTIPTILTTSQKLSTGVDARNVRNIVLMRPVNSMIEFKQNIGRGTRLFEGKDYFTIYDFVKAYEHFSDPEWDGEPLPREPCPVCGRHPCICRKNKKVKVKAVQGRRRAARPVEPSGYPQGFARRPGGKRLRH